In Miscanthus floridulus cultivar M001 chromosome 19, ASM1932011v1, whole genome shotgun sequence, the DNA window TATAAAACAATATTACTAATACACATAATTCTTTGATAAGAAAATCCAATATTCTCTGCAGAGAAAGGGTTTTTTTAGTAGAATTAGATTCAAGATAAAAGAAAAATGGTTTTAGTAATTAGTAAAAAATATGGATGAATACTTGCTCTTTTCTCGATTTTAGATCGGATTTTTTGGTGGCATGGCCAAGAGGTAAGGCAGGGGACCGAAAATTCTTTACCCCTAGTTCAAATCTGGGTGCCGCCTGATTAATAAAATGCTTAGGATTTTAATAAAATACTTAGGATTATACTACTGATCAAACTCGACAAATTTGTACCCCCTATGTTGGGGCACGAGAGTGACCAAAATAGCTATGAACTCCTTAACTTCTTAATTCCTTTAGTGTAAACAGTATGATCTAATatcctttttttaatataataaaAAGAGATTTTTAAATAATATGTAGAACAAGCATAGGGTTTCAGATTAACTTAAGGACAAACATAAAACTTTAAAATCCAAATCTAGATTCACGGCATCATAAATCAAGATTACAACAAGAGCCACCATAACTTAAGCTAGGATTTTAACAAAATGCAGTTTGAAGGTATATGGAGGTGCCATGCAAAGAGAAAAAACTATAGACATGAATTAAAAAATGCATGATAAATTTATCACAACCAGATAAGGATTACATAGTATTTATATGTGTATTGTGTTAGAAAATAATCGAAGAGAAAAAATATGCAAAGGGAAGTAACTTTTATTAAGGCTCTTATGTTCTTACCCTTGTTTTGAAGTATTAATCTGTCGAATCGGCAACCAAGGCGTATAACCGTGTTTgttttgcattttttatggacgaCGTTCATGTTTAagcatgtttttttttataaCATGTTTAAGCATGGTTGAGTTAGTATGGACAACCTTGACGTAAGAAAACTCGGAGGGCTTTCGTTTTCCTCAATATTAGGCTTTACCCCTGTTGAACTCCGGGAGGGATTAAAGCAACTTGTATTGTTAGGCACACCAAATGTACGAATTATTAGAAAACCTGTCAACTAGTACAAAAGCTTTATGAAAGAGGTTCCCAAATCCCAACCggctctttctttctttctttcttttaagGAAAATGGTCCCCTACGGGCCTACCCTTTAACCTGTGTGCTTTCCTGAGTGATGGAAGACGGAGTGGTGGGATCGAGGTTAGAAGAGAGGGGAAATGCTTCATCAGATACAATAATTTGCATAAAACTCAAGTGCAACACTACTACTTCAGATATGTATCTGCAACTGCAAGTGTTTCCGAGGAATATTGCTAGCGTTGCTTACTGATGCAATAGAGATTTTTATAAGAACCAGAGATTAAAGGATGAATGCAAACTCAATGGCAAGTCAATTTCACAGCATAATTTTAGAGTTTTAAGGCGATATTTTACAGCATACTTTACAAAAGCTGGCCAGATTTGCCTTGTAGTTGACGGGACCAGATAAAGCAACTAGCCTATTACATAAACCAGGTAGCATATCACTCCATCACTACAAACTTTCTCACTGAAGATCGAAGAACAGTAGCTTACCATTACCAACCCATGGAAATGCAGAATACATCTTTCATCTGTTTTGCAGCAGAACGGCTAGCCGAACTTGTTTTTGATGTCAGTGTCTTGGAGCTCACCTTCCAAGTGTAATTGTTTCTCCATGGCGATGAGCAGCATGGGCCATTCACAATAAAGAATTTCCTCAATATCGTCATCATGGCCGTACTCATGCAAGTGGCTTCTTACATTTCTGTTGAGACGCAGTAGATCAAGTGCAGTCCTTTTGTACTCTTTTTTTTGAACATCTGATTTTACAACCCACTGGTTGATCTTTGTATTTGACGTGGCAGTATCCAACCAGTCGTTCTCATAGGGGAGACTGGAGAGTattatgttcctctttgctcGGTTTTTTCTACCAAGATACTTGACAATTCTATCGTATAGCATCAGGAAGACCTCAGTACTGTGAACACAAGTAACCAAATGACCAGTGGCAACATCAAACAAGAACAAAAACAAAGACAATAAAACTGAGTAAAAAAATTACCGGTTTTTCAAGGGCAGGAGAGCAGCATTGTTTACAATCAAGAACTCATCTTCCGTTGTAAGGTTGTCCTTCGTCAACAGCAAGAGGAATTCACTGTAGTCCGGAGGCAATTTGTTGATATCCCCACCGGAGATACTAATCAACTGCTTGAGCACCCTGGACAGGTTCTTGTAGTCATCCCTCACACGCTCAATGCTGAAGCCTTTGGTAGTGAATCTGGCCCCCCTGAGCTTGACATTGCCAGCGCTCCCAACCCAGACGTTGGACACCTGCAGAGGAGCAGTGAGGCACTTGCAGAATGAGTGCAAGTTCCTCAGTATCAATGCAAGTTTTCTGCTGATCCTAGTGGCTTCATCAGATAATCGCCAGAATGTCTTCGTTGTTGTTCCTAACACCAGCACCTGGATCAGCAACGCGTTGTCCTTCGCATAGCTCGTCGCGTCGCGCAGCTCCTCCCCAGACGACTCGTCAATGTCCTCGGTGCTATGAACAACAAAGAGAGATAAATGAGTCTGTGGCCAGAGACAATAAAACTGAATCGACCAAGAAACAAAGAGCAGCATCTCACTTGCATTTATACTGAGAAGCCACCACTTCGTCGCCAATTGTTGGACCAGCAGCCTGCCGAAAATACCCAATCAAGCACACGAAACCAAAACATTCAGGTGAAAAAATTGCAAGGAGCCAAGGACTGCTCTGGTCCCAGACTCCCAGTAGAAACAGATTGGTCCAGGAGGATCCTCTGTCCCTTTTTTTTTCCGACCACGCCGAAGCgtgtttttcattaagaagaaaggaGTTTCAAACAACAACTTGGAGACGGTAATCCAAGGTTACCGGACTCCAACGAACAACGAGCACCATAAAGCGATTACATAGCAACTAATTTGTGACTAAAACACACGAAGCAGCCGGGAAGCCTCACATCCTGGCCACGAGTGAGCGGAGGCGCCTGAACCCGGCCGTGCACCAGGCTTCCACCTTGTCCTGCACCAATAACGCGAGCTGCTGAGCCGTGGTTATCGAGCTGTTGAAGGTTTTTGCATTACGCTCCTTCCAAAGCGCCcagccgatgaggaagaagaatgaGTCAAAGCCACGACGCTGCTGCTTTGGGCTGAGCTTCCTGTTTTTTAACCACCAATGCAAGGCCGGTTCCTGGCTGGGTACAATGGAGTCTTGCAGGTGCAACTTGCACAGCCAAATGTGCCAAACCACACGGCTGAAGGAGCATCCAAGAAGAATGTGGTCCATCGTTTCCACTTCTTGATCACACAGAACACAAGTACTGGAATGTTGTAGGCCGTGCCGAAATCGGCGCTCGGCCGTCCAACACCTGTCAGCGCCGATCGGAATAGACGCCCATGCGGCAGCGACGACCTCCATGTACCCCGGTAGCTTGATCCAATACGGCTCGAACTTGAACCTTCGTTTTGCCCCATTGTAGACATGGTGATGCAGCAGCAGAGGGCAGTGATCAGAACAGTCGGAGGAGAGCGGTTTGAGGACATGGTTGGGGAAGGCAGACAGCCAATCCGCCGTGGCGAACATTCTATCCAGGAGCTCCAGTGTTGGTTGTTCTCTACGGCTGGACCAAGTATATAATCTCCCCAccatgttgatttcctcgagctgtAGCTGGTCCAGGAAAGCCCGGAAACGCCGCATACTACGCCTATCAAGCCTGTCATTATTTTTATCCTGTGCCCGATAGATCATATTGAAATCGCCACATAGGAACCAAGGGCCCAAGGAGGCGGCCCTGAACTGTCGCAGCTCATCAAGGAACTCGATCTTGTCTGAATCAAGCTGAGGCCCGTATACGACTGAGATCCACCAGGGCTGACCCAACGGAGCCCTGCTGGAGAATCTGGCGGTCAGGGAGAATCCGCCCCTGTGTAGAGAGTCCACCGACCAGCAATCACGTGCCCAGGCCAACATGATACCCCCGGCCGCGCCATCAGCAGGCACAAAATCATAGTCAAAGGAGCCCCCACTATTTCGACAGCAACATTGTTACAAATAGAGGAGAGCTTGGTCTCCTGGATGCAAACTATGGTTGGTTTAAGGAGCAACACAAATTCCTTGACGACATTCCTCCTCGCGCGGTCATTGAGACCGCGGACATTCCACACAAAGCAGCTGGGGTTTGTTAACATGGAGAACAGTtgggcgacgaagtccatgagcGCTGACCGATCAGGCCATGCCATTGCCCAGCCCCTCGAGGTTGAGGTCCAGGGCCGCCAGGTCGATGTTGCCAAGCAACAGCTTCTGTAAACAATTTTGCTTCCGCTGGGTCATGTCCCCGCAAAACGCAAGCTTTAGTTTCGCTTCGGCCTCCGCATCTGGCGCATTCTCGTCGACATGAATCCCCATCTTCTTCAGCAGTACAATTTGCGCCTGTCGAGTCGCGTTCGGTGCGCGCGGTCGTGCTGCGATCCGTCCGCTCCGCCGCAAGGAATGGATCGAGACAGGCGTCCGGGAGCGGCGCAGCGTCGGTCCGCGGCGAACGAGCGGTGTCTGTAACGGGATACACACTTCGCCCTCCAACATCTCCTGGATCGACGGTTCATCAGGCACCACGTCGCAAACGGCATCCGCCGGTCCCAGAGGAACTGCGTTAAGAGGAGGCTGTGCGGTAGGAGGAGTCGAGGATCCCTGCGGCGGTGGTGAGGCCGGCACTTCCGGTGTGGGTGGGCTATCCGACGTATGTGGAAGTACTAGGCGCACAGGAGAGACACCCGGCCGAGGAGCCAAAGCCAGCTCATCCTCGGCGCATGCTGCCCACCAGTCTTCGCGTGGCGGCGTTGGCGGACACTAGACACTTATGCCCGCCAGCAGGAGGTGCGGGGCAATGTTGATGAAACGGGCCACCATACCGGTGGCAGAGGAAGTCCCGGCGTGCGCGACAGGGAGTGGCGTTGCGGGCACCGCAGCAGGCGAGGCGGGCAGCGCATCCCCGGTGGACCCGGGCGCCGGTTCCAACGTCAGCCGAGGTGGGGTGGGTGGTGGCGAATCCACCGGAGAGTGAACGACCAGCCCACGCGAAGGCGCAGCATCAGCATGCCCAAGAGGCTGGGCTGCAAGGGGGCACGACACGGCACCGATCAGGACAGATGTTGCTGGGGCAGCGCCGCGACCGCAGCAGGCCCCAGGGTGGTAGTGGTTGTAGTTGCTGTCACCGGAGTCGTCGTCGACTTCAGACTTCCTGCGGGGTGTTGGCCAATCCTCGACATAGGCGTCATTGGCGTCAGCATTATGATTGCCGTTACCCCCGTCGTCACTACCTCCCCCATTATCATCGTCATGGCCGCCATCATCTCCATTGTCAGACTCCGGTGGCGTGCTCCAATCTTGGAAAGCAACCAGCCGCATACGTACCAGGTATTTTGAAGAAAGAACAATCCcttgtattttcttttctttttttgtttaaaaaaatCTCTTGGCACGGGAAGGTCGTCAAAGGCTGATATTCCTCATATTCCTAGACTAAATTAAGGCAGGCACACATAGGCGATCTACACGATCTGTTAGAGGATGACCTTGCATGCACGGATTCGACTACTTCAAAGAAATCATAACCTTTGATCCTGAGAAGGTAAAAATGTACTGTAAATTAAATGGCATTCTTGCTTGTGGCTAAATATGCTGTCAAGGGCATAACATTTTACTAAAGTTAACGGCGACACCTTGAGTTAAGAGTATTAAGACCACCACTGCAGCCAGCAGGTCTGAACAAGCACATACACAGGAGTACTACAGTATGGCCAAGGGTGTTAAAATCACAACCCAACGGTTAGATTGCAAATTGTGGGATTAGAACTACTAGAGTCGTATAATTAATCGTAAAAAATCGTAGAACCAACCAGATCAACTAAGATAGTAAAGTCGTAAACcacatgataaaattgtgattttaGCAATCATATTTTCAATATAAATTATTGCAATATGGCAGGGATGCACAAAAGGGGGAAGAAAATGAAGGAAGAACACGGACTATGTTACTGGCAGTACTTTGCTAACACCGATGTGGATTCGAACCTGGATCAGGGCGGCGGCGCCGACGGTGaggccaaggccgaggccgacacCTACGCCAACGCCAAAGCTGAGGGTGTTTCCCATGGAGGATCACTATCTTCTTGTTTAGCTGCGGTCAGAGGTGAGGGAAGAGTAAAGTGTAAGGGGTAAGAAGAAAAATAAAGGAGACCTTAATGTGACTGTCTGACTGTTCATGATGGGATGGCAAGACAGTGGTCAATTGGATTTCCTACCGTACTTTGATAAATTTATTCATTTTAGTTGAAACATTATTGGATAAACTTATATATTTTAACTAAAAATTATCACATGTGCCTTTATTGGCAATGACATTGTAAGCAATctaatttttttataaaacaatatTACTACTACACATAATTCTTTGATAAGAAAATCTAATATTCTCTGCAGAGAAAGGGTTTTTTTAGTAGAATTAGATTCAAGATAATAGAGAAAAGGTTTTAGTAATTAGTAAAAACTATGGATGAATACTTGCTCTTTTCTCGATTTTAGATTGGATTTTTTGGCGGCATGGCCAAGAGGTAAGGCAGGGGACCGAAAATTCTTTACCCCTACTTCAAATCTGGGTGCCGCCTGATTAATAAAATACTTAGGATTTTAATAAAatactgtcgatgcgggacccacgggatacccctcaaggaagagagaagatctagtctaactaagattctttccatgtaatcttagtagtagtattattctgtaatcctactatgaaatctcattgtaaaccgactaagaCTCTGACCtgctgactatataaaggagggcggggttCCTAGAGAGgttagagacaacactttacaatcaatccaacgcaaaggctaacgccgactggacgtagggctattactcgatcacaatcgagggtccgaaccaggataaatcgactatctcttgcgtttaccgtcgagttcagcttacgccgaagcccgaacaaactgccccgggtaccctcgtgacaggctatcgatggtgaaacgtcgacagctggtgcgccaggtaggggctttcgatgaatttgcatccgagagctcgacagacctcgacaacatgatcttctcgatgggatcaaccttcacctttggttcatggatctgcgaggcaggcgacgatggcaagctccaaagccgtctcctcgaagattcggatcaacatgaagacctttctatttcggcgactacgacagatcaactcaccggaagattcgcgcagctcgtgatgtccgatccaactcagatttcgcggctttgcgcatccgactcaaactcggGCTCCGCATCcaagatggagtcttacccgagttcttttgAGAAACCAAGCCCTTTCCCAGTAGGGTTCTAGAACgcggcctcggcctatcaagaatacaactcggagtacactcagagtcctttcaagaagacaggtccttttccgttcggactccacaacatggcaaaatcttatcaggcatggcccgaaggatccctcgatccggtgcttagaatgccactaaaaggagctcagaaaggtctcgtactaactataacatctcaagactacatcgtccactggccaggttctgttcctgaggatagcggtacccgactagtcagcacgacgacaacaacaattctatcttaccaagaaggagactcgatctacgaccttaaagcctctactaaagttatcaacaactctgatagtgtggaaaccaacgccgataacagaacaattcacgcacgagaagtattcatggttcgccgtcctcgatcaccattgatccccctagaagcacccgacatcaggttattggatgaatctaagtccaacatatcaccctttatctaggggcatgatggtgagaccgagaatcagaagcaagccagagaaagaagaaacaaattgaaacaaggacgccaacgccgtgctaggcagcgcaaggaagcttggattaaATATGAGTCAAAtctggccgagtacaatagaagaaaattagaacaagaagtcgaagaaagatgcatggcgaatacaccctacaataggatccaagaagcactagaagaactcggagcgacctcacatcccagtgaaaaacaggAACAACTCTGAGACTTTCTCCGGTCAacagccctaaggacgcacgacggaaggacccgctcaagactacctgccaagtcaacatctcatgggcaggaagatcaaaatcaaaggaagtccacttttgagagactcggaccaagtggaagtcacaacagagaaagtagaagggaccatagtcaaaactaccgagtcgaacaaccaagaaagattagaagcaaagtacctattcagacagccccacagaactactctcaccaaaacaacagttggctagaaggaggtgctgaatcagaatacacagaagctagaacgcacgatagattcccctgtttcgcatATAGACTTGCTtcgatacgactacctcacaagttcaagccatccaaccactctaaatatgatggcaagactgaaccaaggcagttgctcaggatttactcgtagtcgattgaactagccggaggagatgacgatatcaagaccttgttcttttccATGGccttagaaaccatgcccctccaatggttcgacaaattaaatccagggtcaatcagaaattgggaggacttacaaagagttttctgtgaaaattttgtgggtatcattacgcaccccatcgcccacgtagaattaaaaggactcaagcagaaaggaggcaaaagtctcaaaaattactatcgatgatttggcgaactacgtgttcaagtacatgacatcaccgaacgagaagtaatcaaagctttctctcacggaatcatggcaaggtggcaattttaggacttctgcaaagaaaactcgagaaataatgaagaatttagacgcacagtagaaaagatgattactacagaggagaagacacgagaaaggttcccagatagaaacaaccaagacaacccggacaagcaaaatcatcaaaacatcagacatcaggaaagaaaatgtggaccagacaacaccatagcggtggctgacaaatcaaggaagttttccaaacctagaaggtatgacgacattgaaaacatgcattgcatctagcaccctaaaggaaatcacaccatcggaaattgctacaccttcaacgatcgatacacaagaaaagataataaggtaaacactaaagaagacaatcagaaaaaagatgaagacaaccatgaagacaagggattccaaaaatctagggggacagtagcagtgatcttcgttGGGcccccagattccagaagcaaacatcaagaaaagctagctctataaaccatcatggtagcagaaccggctactccaagatatctcaattggtcacagtatccaatctagttttcaagagaagaccaatggactagcataggaaactcaggccattacccactggttctagatccaactatcaccggtatgactatcacaaaagtactaatcgatgggggagtcggactcaacatcattttttcagaaacgctaaggaagatgggactacaactcgccgggatgattacaccaacgagcaccccttttatgggatagtacccggcaaggcagccatgccacttggacaaatcactctactggttacttttggaactccctcaaactaccatacatagttcatcaagtttgaagttgtagacttcgattcatcatatcatgcaatcctcgggcgcccagcactagcaaaattcatggtgataccgcattacccgtacctattgcttaagatgccagggcctaatgatGTTCTTTCcattcgaagtgatttgaagcgtgcttttgactacgacgttcaggcaattcaaattgcagccaaagcacaagccaccaatggtagaaaagaaatagccactattgccgtagaaataagcccagaagaactagagataccagctaaaaagtccatcatcctcgcaccaccaaaagaagccgacgtcaagcaaatcgacctaggcatcggtgatccctccaaaacggcaaccatcagcgcccacctctcagcaaaataggaactcgcgctcaccaactttctttggaacaacaaagatatctttgcttggaagccggccgacatgccaggtgtcccaagagagttggctgagcacataatcgATATCAATgcaggctccaagcctatgaagcaacggctacgatgattctcacccgacaagaaggcaacaattaaaaagaaatcacaaagctaatggtagccggatttatcagagaaatccttcatccagattggctagcaaacctagttctagtacaaaaaaagaatacagacgagtggcgcatatgcgttgactacacagatctcaataaacactgcccaaaagatccattcgggctaccatgcattgatcagatagttgattcaacagcaggttCTACCCTAATATCCTatcttgattgctattctggatatcactagatcacattaaaggaacaagaccagagcaagatatctttcatcactctattcggtgcctactgctacaagaccatgtcgtttggactcaagaatgctggagccacttaccaaagagctatccaaacgtgccttggtgaatAGATCAGCGAAAATGTAGAtgcatacgtggatgacatagtagtaaaaacaaagaactcgaacacactaattgaagacttaaagcaaaccttcgaaaacctgaaaaggtggaggtggaaattgaacccaaacaagtgtgtatttggagttccttcaggacaactactcggattcttggtcagtcatcatggAATCAAAGCCagtgccaagcaaatttgagccataacagagatgggccctcctcgaagtatcaaagatgtgcataaactaataggctgcatggcggccctcaatcgtttcatattaagactcggcgaaaaagggttacctttctttaaactactaaagaagatagataagttcgagtggacagaagaagccaatgaagctttcaaaagacttaaggcatacctcacctccttgcccgttctcacacctccaaagaaatacaaagacatgatgctgtatatTGCAGCAACTTcgactgtgatcagcacagcgatagtcatagaaagagaagaagaagggcgcgtatataaagtacaacgccccgtatactatatcagcgaagtactgttagaatcaaaaatccggtacccgcatgtgcaaaaactactctacgccctcctagtcacttcacgcaagcttcaccactattttgaaagccacaagattaccgtggtgacagatttcccactcggagacatcctacacaatagagacgcaatagggcgcatatctaagtgggcagttgaacttggtgctctcaatatcaatttcaccccacggaaggcaattaaatctcaagtccttgctgattttgttgctgagtggacagaaattcaacaacctatgtcaaataccatccttgactattggaagatgtactttgatagatcgctcaagctaggcagagccggtgcaggcgttctcttcatttctccagacggaaaacaactcaagtatgtccttcagatattatggcaagctacaaacaatgaagcagaatatgaagccctcatccacgggctccgagtagcaattaccctcggaatcaagcgattactcctatacggtgattcggcagtagtcatcaaccaagtcaacaaagattaggactgcactaaagaaaacatgggcgtttactgtgctaaaatacgataactcgaaaaacattttcaaggattggaaattctacatgtcctgcgcgattctaatattgcagcagatgtcctcgccaagctcggatcggacagggcgaaggtcccacctggtgtattcatagaggagttatcaactccctctatcaaacaacccggtgagataacccctaaacttccagctaaaggcacctagattttggtaatcaccacctcatggacccaggtttttattgattatatcaaagagaataagttgtcaGCAGATAAAGAGGAGGCTACCTGAGTTGTtcatagaagcaagaactacgtcctagtaggggacaaactgtacagaagagccgcatcattaggagtactcctaaaatgtgtcgcatttgaaaaaggcaaagagatcttagacgaaatacactcaggttgctatggaaatcatgccgcttcaagaacactagtcggcaaagcattccacactagattctactggccaaccgctttgaaagacacagaagaactcgtcagaaaatgcaaaggttgtcaaatgttcgcaagacaagctcatgtaccagctcacaatctcatctgcatcccaccccgcttggcctttctcctgctgggggctagatcaagtaggacctctcaagaaagcaaagggcagtttcgagtacatctttgtagcaattgacaagttcaccaagtggattaaatacaaaccactcgcaaaatacagcgcagctaaagcagtcgagttcatccaagacattatgcaccactttggcatgcccaatcgaatcatcacagatttaggttctccctttacagctacagaatcccaaagttgggcataggattgcggcttcggcatagattacgcatcagtcgcacatccagaagccaacggacaggtagaaagggctaacagactcatactagccggattaaaaccaagattatatgaagaactagtggactatggatccaaatggattgaagaattatccaaagtagtatgggggctacaaactcaaataagtagagccaccggatactcacctttcttcctagtttacggatcagaagccgtactacctactgacttgatctggacatcaccaaggatagaacaatatgacgaaggagaagcagaacacacccaaagattagaacttgacagtacaaaagaagtcagagtaaacgctacccttcaatcagccagatacctccaaggtttaagatgccactacaacaagaatacccagcctcgatcactccaaattggagacctagtactaagaaaaatacaaaaaactgacggacgccataaactacttagtccatgggaaggtccttttattgtcacaaaagtcactggaccaggcacgtacaagttgataactgaagatggaaaagaagtcaacaatacatggcacatcagccaactaagaagattctatgaatgaaaacaactcaaggaagaatatatgtacaagccacaagagataaacgttcatgatcaataaagatggtgttcctcgacaacatatgtcttattatgatttttcccgagttgttttcactaaacacactggttcatgatcaataaagatggtgttccttgacaacatatgtcttattatgattttctcgagttgttttcactaaacacaccggccaagagcaaaagagctgaaaagatgcttgagcccgccgatgagggtagctaataagctaacacccaaaccaaaaagcaaaatggctgaaattatgcctaagcataccggccgagagcaaaagagctgaaaagatgcttgagcccgccga includes these proteins:
- the LOC136529563 gene encoding uncharacterized protein, which encodes MGNTLSFGVGVGVGLGLGLTVGAAALIQAAGPTIGDEVVASQYKCNTEDIDESSGEELRDATSYAKDNALLIQVLVLGTTTKTFWRLSDEATRISRKLALILRNLHSFCKCLTAPLQVSNVWVGSAGNVKLRGARFTTKGFSIERVRDDYKNLSRVLKQLISISGGDINKLPPDYSEFLLLLTKDNLTTEDEFLIVNNAALLPLKNRTEVFLMLYDRIVKYLGRKNRAKRNIILSSLPYENDWLDTATSNTKINQWVVKSDVQKKEYKRTALDLLRLNRNVRSHLHEYGHDDDIEEILYCEWPMLLIAMEKQLHLEGELQDTDIKNKFG